The genomic region TCGCCCCCCGAGTAAGGTCACGATCCGACCGCGAATCTCATCTTCAACCATCAAAAAGCGGTCTTCTTCCGGCAACTGCAATGTATATCCCAACGCCCCCACCCCCCGGGGAACCACGGAAATTTTCTCGACCGTCCCGCAACCGGGCATCAAGGCGGCAACGATCGCATGTCCCACTTCGTGATAGGCGACGGTTTTCTTCTCCAATTCGTTGAGAATTCGCGATTTCTTCTCCAATCCCGTAATAATCCGCTCGATCGCCTCGTTAAAATCCGCCATCATCACCGCCACGCGATTTTTACGCGCCGCCAACAACGCCGCCTCGTTGACCAAATTCGCCAAATCCGCCCCCGCAAATCCGGGAGTTCGGGCCGCGATCTTGTCGAGATCCACATCGTCGTCGAGTTTCACCAGTTTGGCGTGCACCTTGAGAATCGCCTCGCGTCCGCTCTTGTCCGGGCGGTCTACCACCACCTGGCGATCGAAGCGTCCGGGACGCAACAGCGCCGGATCGAGGACTTCCGGGCGGTTGGTGGCGGCGAGCAAGATCACCCCGGTATTCGGCTCGAATCCGTCGAGTTCGGCGAGCAGTTGGTTGAGGGTTTGTTCCCGTTCGTCATTTGTACCTAACATCGGCCCGGCGCCCATGCGCGATTTGCCCAAGGCGTCCAACTCGTCGATAAACACCAAACAGGGCGCTTGGGCTTTGGCTTGCTCGAACAGGTCGCGCACCCGCGAGGCGCCGATCCCGACGAACAGCTCGATAAATTCCGAGCCGGAAATGCTGAAAAACGGCACTCCCGCTTCTCCGGCGATCGCCCGGGCGAGCAGAGTTTTCCCGGTTCCCGGCGGGCCGACGAGCAACACCCCTTTCGGGATTTTCGCCCCCAAACGGGTGTATTTGGCCGCATGTTTGAGAAAATCGACGATTTCTTCGAGTTCGACTTTGGCTTCGTCTACCCCCGCCACGTCGTCAAAACAGACCCCGGTAGACCCTTCCGAGTAGATGCGGGCTTTGCTTTTGCCGATCGTGAGCGCCGCCGGACCGCCACCGCCGCGCGATCGGCTCATCGCCCATCCCCAAAAGGCAAACAGCAACAGCAGGGGTAAGGCCCAACTCAAAATAATGGCGATCGTGCCGCCTTCGTGAGAGCGGGGCGCGGAAAATTCGACGCCGTGTTCGCGCAGTAATCGCACCAAGTTTCCATCGCTGGCGACGGGAAAAGTTTCGTAAGTTTTTGGTGGACGATCGCCCTGGCTGTCTTCTCTTAATGTATATTCGATGCGATCGCCGCCTACAGTCGCTTTTTGTACCCGTCCCGCCTCTATTTGTGAGAGAAACTCGCTATAAGGCACCCGCGTCGTTTGGGGCGACTGGAAAAATAGAAAGTTCAGCAGCAGTAACCACACCAGTAAAAAGATGATGCTGCGTCCGAAACGCCGGATATCCGACAGTTTTGGGGATTGATTCGAGTTGGGATCTTCAGCCATGTTCGATCGCTCCTTTGCCGCCGACCGGGGAACGGGCGGGGGCGAGATAGTTGCCAAACCACTGACAGGCCAATCGAGCCACTTCGGCTAAGGCTCCGGGTTCTTCAAATAAGTGAGTTGCCCCGGGGACGATCGCGAGCTGTTTCGGCACGCTCAATTGGCTTAAAGCATCTTCGTTGATGCCGAGAACGGGAAAATCGCGACCGCCGACAATCAACAAGGTGGGCGATCGCACTTGCGGTAATACCCCCAGGGCTAAATCGGGACGCCCCCCACGGGAAACAATCGCACTGACGCGATCGCCCCGTTCCACGGCGGCGACTAAGGCGGCTGCCGATCCGGTACTGGCTCCGAAATACCCGATCGCCAGCGATCGGGTGGCCGGACATTGTATCAACCAATCCGTCGCCCCGACCAAACGCCGCGCCAAGCGCGGAATGTCAAAGCGCAATTGATGCCGGGTGCGATCGTCGATCGCCTCTTCTTCGGCGGTAAGCAGGTCGATGAGTAAGGTGGCGAACCCCGCCGATTGCAGCATCCGGGCGACGTAGCGATTGCGCGGGCTGTGGCGACTGCTCCCACTCCCGTGCGCGAACAACACCACCCCCCGAACCTGGGGCGGCAATCCGAGGGTTCCGGTGAGTTCGACCGTTCCCAGGTTCACGGCGACTTCAAATTCGCGATCGGGCCAATCGAGGGGGTGGGGCATTGGAGATTTTAGATTTTAGGTTTTAGATTGGGGATTGAGGCGGGGATCCGTGCAGGTAGGATGCCTGCACTCCTTTTTAGGTTTTTATCCCTAACTTATTGGCTTTTGCTAGTAGCTGACAGACCTCTTCATCGCTGGTTTGCGAAAAATCTTCGTACCAGGCGCTAATCGAATAAAGGTGTTGGGGACAAAGCAAACAAAGGACGCGATCGACGTCTTGCTGCAAGTCGGTGCAGGTTTGCGGGGGGGCGACGGGAACCGCCACGACGATCGCCCGGGGTTGCTGTTCGCGGATGGCCCCGATCGCCGCGCGCAGGGTCGAACCCGTGGCGATGCCGTCGTCGATTAAAATAACAGTGCGATCGCCCAAGTTCAATCCGGGGCGATCGCCGCGATAGAGCCGTTCGCGCCGTTGTAATTCCCGTTGTTCCCGTGCTTCTACTCGGGCGATCGCTTCGTCAGAGATATTGAGGGAACGAACCAGATCCCAGTCTACGGTCTTCACTCCTCCCGGGGCGATCGCCCCCATCGCCAGTTCGCAGTGACCCGGCACCCCCAATTTACGCACCAAACATAAATCTAAGGGCAATTCCAGCGCCCGGGCCACTTCGTAAGCGACGGGAACGCCCCCACGGGGTAGGGCTAAAACCACCGCATCGGGTCGGCGAGCATAGGGGCGCAGTCGTTGCGCCAGCAACTGACCCGCCTGGGTTCGATCTTTAAAGTGCATAGTCTTGATTTCTCCCCTTTTGACGATTGCTCCCGTTGGCGATCGCCCCTCAAAAGTACACCGCAGCTAACCCGTCACGGTCGGTTCGCCATCTTCCACGGTTTTCAACCAATACAACCAACCCAATGCTTCGCCGATTTGAGCTTGCACGCGAGGGTGGATCGGTCTGCCAATTTTGAGCAGTTCGGCGATTAAAAATTCCCACGATCGCAGCCCGACAGGCGCCAGTTGAATCCATTCCGGCGCCACGGGCAAAACTTTTGAAAAATCTGGCTGGGCTTTCAACCCCTCGGATGCGGATTCTTGAGGGTCTATCTTTGAATCGGGTTCTTTCCAAAAATCGGGAATTTCTTCCGGTTGTGCCTGTGGATCGTCGGCGATCGGCGGATCTCTCGATAAATTGTCAAACATTTTTCAATCTCCTAATCTTTCACGGTTAAGAATTTTGTGAACTACCGCTATTGAATCAAAGATTACAATAGCGGCTTCCCTCTTCACTGGGGACTGCGCTAGATAGAACTGAAGTTCTACCACCTCGTCTTACATCCCCTCTAAGGGCAGTAGAGCTAGTCCCTAACTCTAATATCCGTAAGCCTTCATTTTTGAGATTAATGGCGGCATTGATATCCCTGTCATGACGAGTTTGGCAATGTTCGCAAGTCCAGCTTCTCGCATCAAGAGACAGACTTTGGATTTGATTGAGGCATACATGGCAGGTTTTAGAGGAAGGAAAAAATCGATCGACTTCTAGATAAACTTTTCCTTCTAATTCAGCCTTGTACTTTAACATCGTACAAAACATTCCCCAACCGACATCACTAATCGCTTTGGCGAGTTTGCGATCGCGAACCATGCCTATCCCCCCTTTAGTTCCCCCCTTATTAAGGGGGGTTAGGGGGGATTCGACCACAATCACTTGGTTTTCGTTCACTATCTTACGGGATAGCTTGTGGAGAAAATCTTCACGACAGCGACTTATTTTGGCGTGAATCTTAGCAACTTTTACCCGCGATTTATTGTGGTTGTTGCTGCCTTTCCTTTTTCGAGCGTGTTTTTGCTGTTTTCTTTTTAGGTTTCGCGCGTGTTTATCAAAATACTTGGGATTATTGTATTTCGACCCCTCACTGGTAATCGCAAAATCGGTCAGCCCTAAATCAATGCCAATTGCTTTTCCTTTAGTTGAGGGAAAGGGAGGTTCTTCTCTACCCTCCACCAAAACTGAAACATAATATTTACCATCTGGATTTTTGGAGAGGGTTACAGTTTTGATTTTTCCCTCAAAACTTCGATGCTGACGACAACGCACTAACCCAACTTTAGGCAGTTTGATGTAACTTCCCTCAAACTTAACATTTTGAGGATAACTGATAGATTGCCTTCCCTGCTTGGATTTGAATCGGGGTAATTTTGCCCGTTTCTCAAAGAAGTTTCGATAAGCGGTCGATAAGTTCAACGCCACGACTTGCAAGCATTGGGAATAGACATCTTTTTTGAGCCAAGGGTATTCCTTTTTGAGGGCAGGTAATAATCCCTGAAGATAACCCCTTGACAAGCCTTTTCCGGTCGCTCGATAAGTCTCTTGGCACAAATTTAACGCATAGTTCCAATACCAACGACAGCAACCAAAGCTCTTGGCTAAAGTCGCTTGTTGCTCGGGGGTTGGATAGATGCGGTATTTGTACGCCTTGAACATTATCGCCGATATAGCCAGATGATAAGATTATAATTGATTTGCCGAAGAGTCGCTTTCATCCCACGATTCACCTTCGGTAGAATCGGGGAATTCCCACTCCCATTGTTAAAATCGGAATTTTGTAGCGATTGAAGCCTCCGCCTCTACGCAATATTATAGGCCACCCTCGAAGGTCTTGTCGAATCGATGGAAGCGGTTTTAATCCGAGCTATTCTCCCTTTCGAGCGGGCGATCGCCGAGGGGTGACGAGGGATTAAAGGGCAATTTTTACCCCTTACAATTCTCAACATTTTGTAAAACTTCGATCGCGTTTGCTCCCGGGCAATCCACGCACAACAAGCGCGGCGATCGCCCGCTCTCCTTTTCAATCAAATTTGTCCGTTGGCTCCGATAAAGATTTCCATGGCATCGGCGTCGCCAACTGCGCTTAAAATGAAACGATTATCGACACAATCGCAACAGCTATGACTTCTACATTACCCCAGGAAAAGCGCTGGGAATTTTGGATCGATCGCGGCGGAACCTTTACCGATATCGTCGCCCGGCGCCCGGACGGAGAAACCGTCGTCTGCAAGCTGCTTTCCGAAAATCCGGACCGCTACAGCGACGCCCCGGTCGCCGGAATCCGCCAACTGCTCGGAATTGCCGACAGCGAAGCGATTCCCACCGAGGCGATCGCCGCGATTAAAATGGGAACCACCGTCGCTACAAACGCCCTGCTCGAACGCAAAGGCGATCGCACCGTCTTTGTCGTCACCCGAGGCTTTCGCGACGTCTTGCGAATCGGCTATCAAAACCGCCCGGACATCTTCGCCCGGGAGATCGTCTTACCGGAAATGCTTTACGAACGGGTCGTCGAAGTCGAAGAACGCTACAGCGCCGGAGGCGAGGAACTCCAACCCGTCAACGAAGCGCCCTTAGTCGCCGCCTTGCAAGACGCCTACGAGAGCGGGATTCGGGCCTGCGCGATCGCCCTGATGCACGGCTACCGCTACCCCCAACACGAACGCCAAATCGCGGCGATCGCCCGCGAGATCGGCTTTACCCAGATCTCCGTATCTCACGAAGTTAGCCCGCTCATGAAGCTCGTCAGTCGCGGCGATACCACCGTCGTCGATGCCTATCTTTCCCCCATTTTGCGGCGTTACATCGATCGCGTCGCCACCCAGCTAGACCCCGGCGGGCGCATCGAAAACCGCCTGATGTTCATGCAATCCAACGGCGGTTTGACCGACGCCCGCCAATTTCAAGGCAAAGACAGCATCCTTTCCGGCCCCGCCGGGGGCATCGTCGGCGCGGTGCAAACGAGCAAAATGGCCGGATTCGAGCAGATCGTCACCTTCGATATGGGCGGAACCTCCACCGACGTCGCCCATTACAACGGCGAGTACGAACGGGAATTTGAAACCGAAATCGCCGGAGTGCGCCTGCGAACGCCGATGATGTCGATTCACACCGTCGCGGCGGGGGGCGGTTCGATCTTGATCTTCGACGGATCCCGTTACCGAGTCGGTCCCGAGTCGGCGGGGGCGAATCCCGGTCCGGCGTGTTACCGCAACGGCGGCCCGTTGACGGTCACCGACGCCAACGTGATGTTAGGTAAAATTCAGCCCGACTTTTTCCCTCACGTGTTCGGTCCCGACGGCAATTTACCCCTCGATGTGGAGGTGGTTCGGCACAAGTTTGCCGACATGGCCCGGGAAATTCACGAGCAAACGGGAGACGATCGCACCCCGGAACAAGTCGCCGAGGGGTTTTTGGCGATCGCGGTCGAAAATATGGCCAACGCGATTAAAAAGATTTCCCTCCAGCGCGGCTACGACCTCTCGAACTATACTTTGTGTTGTTTTGGCGGGGCGGGCGGCCAACATGCCTGCAAAATTGCCGAAACCTTGGGGGTCGATCGCATTTTCATCCATCCCTTTGCGGGGGTGCTTTCCGCTTACGGCATGGGATTGGCGGACGTGCGCGCGATCGCGCAACAGGCGATCGAAGCGCCGTTAACTGCAGAGGGCATGGCTCAATTATACGATGTTGTCCGGAAGTTAGAAGAGAAGGCCAAAAGCGAGATCGATTCCGGCGATCGCGCGATCGCCGTGCAGTGCAAAGTCCGGTTAAAATATCGCGGCACCGATTCGACCTTAACCGTTGATTTTGCCGACGATCCGGCAGTGATGAAAGGTGAGTTTGAAACCGCCCACCAGCAGCGTTACGGCTTCGTGCAAAGCGATAAACCTTTAGTCGTCGAGGCGATCGCCGTCGAAGCGATCGATCGCATGGCGATTCCCGAAGAAAAGGCGATCGATCGCCGCAGTTCGGAAGTTCCCGAACCCAAAGCCAGAGTGAGAATGTACGTGGGCGATCGCTACTGCAACACCCCGGTGTTCGATCGCGCCGACTTGCAACCGGGCGATCGCCTCTTCGGTCCGGCGATCGTTATCGAAGAAACGGGCACCAATATTATCGATCGCGGTTGGGAAGCGTACACGAGCGATCGCAATCATTTAATTCTCAATCGCCTCAAAGTAGACGACCCCGCGATCGCGCAATCCACAGAAATAAACCATGCTCAACCCGATCCGGTACGCTTGGAAATCTTCAACAATCTTTTCCGGGCGATCGCCGAACAAATGGGAATCGCCCTCCAAAATACCTCATCTTCAGTTAATATCAAAGAACGGCTCGATTTCTCCTGCGCTTTATTCGATGCCGAGGGCGAACTCGTCGCCAACGCCCCTCATATTCCCGTTCATTTAGGCTCGATGAGCGAAAGCGTGCGTGCCTTAATTCAAGCTCGCGGCGATCGCTTAAAACCCGGAGAAGTTTATATCTCCAACAACCCCTACAACGGCGGGACGCACTTACCGGATATTACCACGATTACCCCCGTCTTTGAAGGTCACGAAATCTTATTTTATGTCGCCTCGCGCGGCCACCACGCCGACATCGGCGGCATTACCCCCGGTTCGATGCCACCCAGCAGCAAGACCGTAGAAGAAGAAGGGATTTTATTCGATAATTTCCAACTGGTCAAAGCTGGAAAGTTTCAAGAAACCGAGTTATTACAAAAACTCAATTTCGGCGCCTATCCCGCCCGCAACTGTACCCAAAATATCGCCGATTTGCAAGCTCAAATTGCGGCGAACGAACGGGGAGTGCAAGAATTGAGAAAAACGATCGACCAATTTGGTTTGGAAACTGTGCGTGCTTATATGAAACACGTACAAAATAATGCCGAAGAATCGGTCAGGCGCGTCATTCAAGTGTTAAAAGATGGCAATTTTTGCTATCAGATGGACGGCGGCGGCCAAATTCAAGTTAAAATTACGATCGATCGCGATCGCCGCAGCGCCACCATCGACTTTAGCGGCACCTCCAACCAACTCAACAGCAATTTTAACGCCCCGGAAGCGGTTTGTAAGGCGGCGGTGCTTTACGTATTTCGCACGTTGGTAGACGACAATATTCCTTTGAATGCGGGATGTTTGAAACCGCTACAAGTGATAATTCCCGAAGGATGTTTGCTCAATCCGCGCTATCCGGCGGCAGTCGTGGCGGGGAATGTAGAGACTTCCCAGGCGATCGTCGATGCCTTATACGGCGCCCTCGGCGTCATGGCCGGATCTCAGGGAACAATGAATAATTTTACCTTCGGCAGCGATCGCTATCAATATTACGAAACGATTTGCGGCGGTTCCGGCGCCGGACCCGGTTACCACGGAACCGATGCCGTTCACACTCACATGACCAATTCGCGTCTCACGGACCCGGAGGTATTGGAATGGCGGTTCCCGGTGTTACTCGAACAGTTTGCTATCCGCCCGGATAGTGGCGGAAATGGACAATATCGGGGCGGAAATGGCGCGATCCGGCGCTTGCGCTTCCTCGAACCCATGACGGCGGCGATTTTGTCGAGTCATCGCGCGATCGCGCCATTTGGCTTACAAGGCGGCGGCGACGGCGCCCTCGGTAAAAATAGCGTCGAACGGACGGACGGTACGGTAGAAGTTTTAGGATCTACCGATGTCGCCCAAATGAATCCCGGCGATGTTTTTATCATTGAAACCCCAGGCGGTGGCGGGTTTGGGGCGATCGCACCTCCCTCTGTATAGAGTTTGGCGATAGGGATTTTTAAACCCCTTGACGCTTCCCATCTCGCTATTTCAATCGACGAGAACGAAACAATAAGGAGGAAAGAAATCTATATTCCTTCCTCCTTTAAAAAGCTCAATTTAGGCTTTTTAGGCTTTAAGCATTATCGATTTTTTGCTTAACCTTTTCTTTCATGTTTTCTTTAGCGTGTTCCGCTTGGGCTTCGATTTGTTTGGCTTTCCCTTCCGCTTTATCTTGGGGGTCGCCCGTCACTTCGCCCATTGCTTCTTGAGCTTTTCCTTCTAAGTTTTTCGCCGTAGCTTCGAGCTTATTGTCGTTACTCATATTGCAAAGCTCCTTTTACTAAATTGCTTTGTTTCAACTGTTCCTATCATAGAAATTAAAGAACTGAGATGTCTCCATCTGGCGATATATTCCATCAAAATAATTAATCTATCTTTTGGAGGTTGGAAGGGTTTTTAAGAATATATTGGTTACTCTAAAATTCACAAAATAAAATTGCTATACAAACAACAACTCGATCGCCCGTCCTCTACAATAGAGAACCTGCGATCGAGCAGTTGAGCCAAAATCAATAATTTTGAAGCTGAGTTACAATAGGAAATTAATCCCGAATCGAATTAACGGCGATCGCCCGTCGAATTCAGTTGCTGTTGTTTCTCAGCCAATTCTTCTTTCATATTTTCTACGGTATGCTCTTTCTGGGCTTCGACTTGCTTCGCTTCCCCTTCCGCTTTCGCTTGGGGGTCGCCCGTCAACTCGCCGAGAGCCTCTTGAGCTTTCCCTTCGAGGTTTTTGGCCGTGGCTTCTACTCGTTTCTCAATACTCATACATCTCTCCTCGATGCGTCAAAAACTGAAATTTTAAAAAGCTAATCTTTAACTTGCTTCTCTATTCCAACTTAGATAAAATTGCCTCAGAGTTCATCTACCTACAGACAGATTTCTCAAAAAGTCATGATGATTCCGTGGTGCGGGCATCCTCACCGTACCACAAGGCTCGATCGCCCATCCTGCCTGCTTTTTTAGAAACTGAAAATAAGTCCCACTGTCTCAAGTTAAAACCTAAAACCTAAAATCTAAACTCTAAAATTCCCCATGGCAGAATTTAAGCTTCAATCCCCCTTCAAACCCACTGGAGATCAACCCAAGGCGATCGCCCAACTCACCAAAGGACTCCAACGAGGACAACCCTTCCAAACCTTACTCGGCGCGACGGGAACGGGCAAAACATTTACGATCGCCGCGACCATCGAAAAAATCGGCAAACCTACCCTAGTACTCGCCCACAACAAAACCCTCGCCGCGCAATTATGCAACGAATTGCGGCAATTCTTCCCAGAAAATGCCGTCGAATATTTCATCAGTTATTACGATTACTATCAACCGGAAGCTTATATCGCCGTTACCGATACCTACATCGAAAAAAGTGCCTCGATTAACGACGAAATCGATATGTTGCGACATTCCGCGACGCGATCGCTATTCGAGCGCCAAGATGTTATTGTCGTTGCTTCAATTAGCTGCATCTACGGTTTAGGAATACCTTCCGAATACCTAAAAGCTGCGATTCCGCTCAAACTGGGCGAAGAGGTCAACCAACGCCAACTCTTGCGCGATTTAGCGACGATTCAATATACCCGCAACGATATCGAACTCGGACGAGGACGCTTTCGGGTTCGCGGCGACGTTCTCGAAATCGGTCCGGCGTATGAAGACCGCATCATCCGGGTCGAATTTTTCGGCGACGAAATCGACGCAATTCGCTATCTCGACCCGGTGAGCGGGGAAATTTTGCAAAGTGTTCGGGCTTTAAATATCTACCCCGCCCGTCACTTTGTGACCCCAGAAGATCGATTAGAAGAAGCTTGTGAGGAGATCGCGGGAGAACTCGAACGGCAACTCGCCGAACTGGAAAAAGCCGGAAAACTCCTCGAAGCGCAACGTCTGGAACAACGCACCCGCTACGATTTGGAAATGTTGCGCGAAGTCGGGTATTGCAACGGCGTCGAAAACTATTCGCGCCACCTCGCCGGACGCCAAGCGGGGGAACCGCCGGAATGCTTGATCGACTATTTCCCGGAAGATTGGTTGCTGATCGTGGATGAGTCTCACGTCACCGTGCCGCAAGTCCGGGGAATGTATAACGGCGATCGATCGCGCAAACAGGTTTTGATCGATCACGGTTTTCGGTTGCCGAGTGCGGCGGACAATCGCCCGTTAAAAGCACAGGAATTTTGGCAAAAAGTCAATCGCTGTATTTTCGTTTCGGCGACGCCGGGAGACTGGGAAATCGAGCAGTCGCAAGGTCAAATTGTCGAACAAATTATCCGTCCGACCGGGGTACTCGACCCGGAAATTTTCGTGCGTCCGACCGAGGGACAAGTTGACGATTTACTCGGCGAAATTCAAGAGCGCGCCAACCGTGACGAACGGGTTTTAGTCACGACGTTAACGAAGCGAATGGCGGAAGATTTGACGGAATATTTCCAAGAACGGGGGATCCGGGTGCAATATTTACATTCCGATATTGATTCGATCGCCCGGATCGAAATTTTACAAGGACTGCAACAAGGCGAGTTCGACGTTCTCATCGGTGTCAATTTATTGCGCGAGGGTTTAGATTTACCGCAAGTGTCGTTAGTGGCGATTTTAGATGCAGATAAAGAAGGCTTTTTACGCACGGAGCGATCGCTCATTCAAACCATCGGACGGGCGGCGCGTCACGTGCGCGGTCAGGCGATTATGTATGCGGATAATTTAACGGAAAGTATGCAAAAGGCGATCGCGGAAACCGAACGCCGCCGTCAAATTCAGCAAGAGTATAACTACAACCACGGCATCACGCCGCAACCAATTGTCAAGACGGGAATTAATTCAATTTTGGCTTTTTTAGATGTATCTCGTCGTTTGCATAAAGACGGGATCGCGGCGATCGCCAAAATAGACTTTCCCGAAGATTTACCGTTAGAAGAAATTCCCAATTTAGTCAATGAATTAGAAACTCAAATGAAGGAAGCCGCGCAAAACTTAGAGTTTGAAGAAGCAGCGAAATTGCGCGATCGCATCAAGCATCTGCGCGAAAAAATGCTGGGACATTAATTTTCTAGAACATCCCGAGGGCGATCGACGGACTCCTCTACAAATTAGACTTAGAATCTTCTGGTGATGCGGGCATCCTGCCCGTGACGAATTTCTTCTTTATTTCAAATAGAATCAATTCTACAATGTAACAAAAAGAGTCATGAAACTCTCTGCAATTTTAACCCTTTTCCTCATTTTTAACTTATTCTTTTGCCAAGGATGTATCGCCTCCGACCTCGAAATCCCGATCGCCTCCAGTCGGCTCGACCCTCAAGATTGCCCGGGGTGCGATTTCAGCGAAGCCAATTTAAGTGGCAGGGATTTGCAAGGGGCGAATTTAGAAAATGCCAATCTGACTCAAGCAAATTTGAAAGAAACCAATTTACAATCGGCCAATTTAAAAGGTGCGATGTTGGAAAATGCCAATTTAACAAAAGCGAATTTAACCGACGCTCAACTACAAGGTGCGAAATTAAATCGCGCCAATTTAAGTGAAACAATTTTAATCAAAGCCCAATTGCAAGGAGCCAATCTCAACGATGCCAATCTCAGTTCGGCTCGCTTGAATAATGCAAAATTAATCAGCGCCCAACTGGTTAATGCCAAGTTAACGGGCGCTAAATTAACGGGAACCAATCTCAACGGTGCAAATCTATGTTCGGCGATTATGCCGAATGGGGCGAGGTCAACCCAAAGTTGCCCGTAATACGGTCGATTGGCAACTCAACCCGAGACTCCGGCGGGGGTGGGGGCGCAACGGACGAGAATTCCGGTGCGATCTTGAATTTTGCGGGCGAAGGCGTGCAGCACTTCGGGACTGACTTGTTTGAGAACCCGTACGGGATAGGGGCGATCGCTCGCGTTAGAGTGGTCCCCGCGTCCTTCAAATTCGTGCTTGAGGGGTTTGGGTCGCGTGGGGGTGTTCAGTTGGATTTCGTCGGGTTGTAATTCTTGCATTCGGCGGATGTATTCCGCTTGGGTGGCTTCGTCCCACGGGGTTAGCAGCATGGTTTGAATGCCGACTTCGCCGCGATACTGTTGGCGGAAGCGGACGATACCTTGCCACAACTGGTCTAAGCTAATCGGCGGATGCGGTCGGCTGACCCGTCGCAGTTGGTCGTCGGAAACGGCGTCTAGCTTGACGGAAATGCGATCGGCGAAGGTAAGGGCTTCGCAAACGTCGGGATCGTTTAAGGTGGTGGCGTTGGTGAGGACGGAAAGGGGACGGTGAGTGAGTTGTTTAATTTCTTGGAGAATTTCTTTTAAGTTGAGGGCGAGGGTCGGTTCGCCACTGCCACTTAAGGTAATCACGTCAACGTCCCAGGGGGCAAAGGCTTTGAGGTCTTCGAGAATTTTTTCGGTGGGAACGTAAATGGCCCGATCGCCTGTTTTGACTTCGATTTCGCCTAACTGGCAGTACACGCAATTAAACGAGCAGGTGGAAACGGTTCCGATCGGATCGATGCCGAGCGATCGCCCGTACCGCCACGAGGACACCGGACCGTAAACCGAACAAAAGTTAGTGGTTTGATTCGATGACATCACAGTTTC from Oxynema aestuarii AP17 harbors:
- the ftsH gene encoding ATP-dependent zinc metalloprotease FtsH — translated: MAEDPNSNQSPKLSDIRRFGRSIIFLLVWLLLLNFLFFQSPQTTRVPYSEFLSQIEAGRVQKATVGGDRIEYTLREDSQGDRPPKTYETFPVASDGNLVRLLREHGVEFSAPRSHEGGTIAIILSWALPLLLLFAFWGWAMSRSRGGGGPAALTIGKSKARIYSEGSTGVCFDDVAGVDEAKVELEEIVDFLKHAAKYTRLGAKIPKGVLLVGPPGTGKTLLARAIAGEAGVPFFSISGSEFIELFVGIGASRVRDLFEQAKAQAPCLVFIDELDALGKSRMGAGPMLGTNDEREQTLNQLLAELDGFEPNTGVILLAATNRPEVLDPALLRPGRFDRQVVVDRPDKSGREAILKVHAKLVKLDDDVDLDKIAARTPGFAGADLANLVNEAALLAARKNRVAVMMADFNEAIERIITGLEKKSRILNELEKKTVAYHEVGHAIVAALMPGCGTVEKISVVPRGVGALGYTLQLPEEDRFLMVEDEIRGRIVTLLGGRSAEELIFGKVSTGASDDIQKATDLAERFVTLYGMSDRLGPIAFEKRQQQFLEGFANPRRAVSAKVSEEIDREVRAIVEGAHHMASAILELNRSVLEETATLLLEKEILEGETLRSHLAKISRPTELETWLNTGQEIPSPNDDGATVRGDRSVDIFLS
- a CDS encoding dienelactone hydrolase family protein, with protein sequence MPHPLDWPDREFEVAVNLGTVELTGTLGLPPQVRGVVLFAHGSGSSRHSPRNRYVARMLQSAGFATLLIDLLTAEEEAIDDRTRHQLRFDIPRLARRLVGATDWLIQCPATRSLAIGYFGASTGSAAALVAAVERGDRVSAIVSRGGRPDLALGVLPQVRSPTLLIVGGRDFPVLGINEDALSQLSVPKQLAIVPGATHLFEEPGALAEVARLACQWFGNYLAPARSPVGGKGAIEHG
- a CDS encoding phosphoribosyltransferase; this translates as MHFKDRTQAGQLLAQRLRPYARRPDAVVLALPRGGVPVAYEVARALELPLDLCLVRKLGVPGHCELAMGAIAPGGVKTVDWDLVRSLNISDEAIARVEAREQRELQRRERLYRGDRPGLNLGDRTVILIDDGIATGSTLRAAIGAIREQQPRAIVVAVPVAPPQTCTDLQQDVDRVLCLLCPQHLYSISAWYEDFSQTSDEEVCQLLAKANKLGIKT
- a CDS encoding RNA-guided endonuclease InsQ/TnpB family protein yields the protein MFKAYKYRIYPTPEQQATLAKSFGCCRWYWNYALNLCQETYRATGKGLSRGYLQGLLPALKKEYPWLKKDVYSQCLQVVALNLSTAYRNFFEKRAKLPRFKSKQGRQSISYPQNVKFEGSYIKLPKVGLVRCRQHRSFEGKIKTVTLSKNPDGKYYVSVLVEGREEPPFPSTKGKAIGIDLGLTDFAITSEGSKYNNPKYFDKHARNLKRKQQKHARKRKGSNNHNKSRVKVAKIHAKISRCREDFLHKLSRKIVNENQVIVVESPLTPLNKGGTKGGIGMVRDRKLAKAISDVGWGMFCTMLKYKAELEGKVYLEVDRFFPSSKTCHVCLNQIQSLSLDARSWTCEHCQTRHDRDINAAINLKNEGLRILELGTSSTALRGDVRRGGRTSVLSSAVPSEEGSRYCNL